In the Methanophagales archaeon genome, AGTACACAAAGGAGCAAAGGCTGGAGATACTTAAGATTTCAGAAGAAGAAGGAATCAAGGAGGTAAGTAAAAGGCTGGGTATTCCTTATACTACCATCTCCACATGGAAGAAGAAATACTCAGAGGGTGGTGAACAGGCATTAGGAAGAAAGCCAGGAAGTCACAATAAAGGTAATAAAACTATAGAGGATTGGAAGGTCAAAGAGATACTAGCAGAAAAGGAGGAGAGCCCTGGCAGTGGCCCATCCCAGATAAGAAACCAATTGAGGAGAAGAGGGATTACTATAAGTACCAGAACTATTAGGGAAGTATTACAAGGCGCCGGCTATGAGATAAATAGAAAGAAAAGAGAAAACAAAGAGTGGAATCGCTTTGAGGCATCTCGCCCATTGGAGTTGGTTCAGATAGACATAGCAGAATTCTATATCCACAAACAGAGGGTCTATTTGGTCTTGCTCTTGGATGACTATAGCAGATTTTTGTTGGGTTTTAGGCTGATTGAACAGTGCAATATGGAGGAGATTGAAGGCCTAGTAGATGAAGCCATTTCTCGTTATGGCAAGATGGAGGCCATAGTCTCAGATAGGGGCTTTGTGTTTCATGGCTGGAGGGGCATAAATCACTTTGAAAGACACCTAGATGCCCTAGATATCTATCACATCCATACCTCTCCCCATCACCCTCAGACTATAGGGAAGATTGAGGCAGTGAATAAGGTCATAAAAAAGGAATTGATAAAGGTAAAGGAGTTTAAAAACA is a window encoding:
- a CDS encoding DDE-type integrase/transposase/recombinase — encoded protein: MSKKRKYTKEQRLEILKISEEEGIKEVSKRLGIPYTTISTWKKKYSEGGEQALGRKPGSHNKGNKTIEDWKVKEILAEKEESPGSGPSQIRNQLRRRGITISTRTIREVLQGAGYEINRKKRENKEWNRFEASRPLELVQIDIAEFYIHKQRVYLVLLLDDYSRFLLGFRLIEQCNMEEIEGLVDEAISRYGKMEAIVSDRGFVFHGWRGINHFERHLDALDIYHIHTSPHHPQTIGKIEAVNKVIKKELIKVKEFKNILEARNEIENWIWRYNYKRVHQGLGGILVPADRFHGWVKEVDKELSKLVEDGIGLEGREISIFHIKMVDTSIELSIMGRKIQLR